In the genome of Misgurnus anguillicaudatus chromosome 11, ASM2758022v2, whole genome shotgun sequence, one region contains:
- the LOC129416280 gene encoding RING finger protein 145, which produces MPRLEEVANVVLRVPSILLLDMLYKCNIDSFTDHLKARTEDMLFKYKYVIWNIYYLGHIVSIVVLLLPLGHIIQLYLHVLCALLLYMGHQIVRDYVREEAQYGYDGLLFLDSPALNRFVTALTSQIIVSTLCAFLMRTQRVWMFSAHLLPLLARAFSVPLDWLFTVSSISMIITGAEVAIFFFANLFVPYRLARTAYREIMEIEVTELYRLMAVGVSLWHGFAVPVLFSVFWFVLFGVQLIGNVGTITAVQQGPLIYILTSVSECCASPYSLLGLTFVVSYTALGLLNLCKFYLGGFSALQNHNVMHRGVTEGVTLLLLALQTGLLDMAALQRCFLLLIILFIVLTSTLQSMSEITEPVLLGLGASRNKSVWKHLRGLSMCVFLLIFPVFMAFKISQFFHMDFWLLILVSSCILTSLQVTGTLLIYCLFMVEVWRGSALPALDEIVYYVNGVCRVLEFVVAVCVVAYGAWESLWGEWSWLGASVIIIHSYCNVWLRAQAGWKSFLLRQEAARKINLLPRASAEQLQEHNDVCAICFQDMTSAVVTYCGHIYHGTCLRKWLYVQETCPMCHASIKPSMANQMAAAGDAQPQHDQQQPTEPQPHPSEQPPRPEHSHQEEAQGSQGDGVHVTHRTCDEFKTNLTNSQSNFSKGGPQNLHFGANGDSQGVGEQRPSQEKRKDVVDETQELRDAD; this is translated from the exons ATGCCACGACTGGAGGAGGTAGCTAATGTTGTCCTCAGGGTGCCCAGTATCTTGTTGCTGGACATGCTCTATAAATGTAATATTGATAGCTTCACGGATCATCTCAAGGCAAGGACAGAGGACATGCTCTTCAAGTACAAGTATGTGATCTGGAACATATATTACTTGG GTCACATAGTAAGCATTGTGGTACTACTGCTGCCGCTTGGTCATATTATCCAGCTCTACCTGCATGTCCTATGTGCCCTTTTACTGTACATGGGTCATCAGATTGTCAG AGATTATGTTAGAGAAGAAGCTCAATATGGTTATGATGGTCTGCTCTTCTTGGACTCTCCAGCGCTGAATCGTTTCGTGACTGCGCTCACCA GTCAGATTATAGTCAGTACCCTATGTGCGTTCCTTATGCGCACTCAACGTGTATGGATGTTTTCGGCACATTTGCTCCCTCTTCTGGCGCGTGCGTTTTCTGTTCCTCTGGACTGGCTCTTTACTGTCTCCTCCATTTCGATGATAATCACTGGGGCCGAAGTTGCCATTTTCTTTTTTGCCAACCTCTTTGTGCCATATAGACTGGCCAGAACAGCATATAGAGAGATAATGGAAATAGAG GTGACTGAGTTGTACCGACTGATGGCAGTCGGAGTGTCCCTTTGGCATGGCTTTGCCGTGCCGGTTTTGTTCAGTGTTTTCTGGTTTGTACTGTTTGGAGTCCAACTAATTGGCAACGTTGGCACCATCACTGCTGTCCAACAGGGACCCCTGATATACATCCTTACCAG tgtatctgaATGCTGTGCTAGCCCGTACTCCCTGCTTGGTTTAACATTTGTGGTATCTTACACGGCATTGGGACTTTTAAATCTTTGCAAGTTCTACCTTGGAGGATTTAGCGCTCTGCAGAATCACAATGTCATGCATAG AGGTGTGACAGAGGGGGTGACTTTGCTGCTGCTGGCCCTGCAGACTGGGTTATTAGACATGGCAGCCCTGCAGCGTTGTTTCCTGCTCCTCATCATTCTCTTCATCGTCCTTACGTCTACGTTACAAAGCATGAGCGAGATCACAGAGCCTGTCTTGTTGGGTCTGGGAGCCAGCAGAAACAA GAGCGTGTGGAAGCATTTGCGGGGATTATCCATGTGTGTGTTTCTGCTCATTTTTCCGGTATTCATGGCTTTTAAAATTTCCCAGTTTTTCCACATGGATTTCTGGCTGTTGATTCTGGTCTCCAGCTGTATTCTCACATCACTGCAG GTGACAGGCACTCTGCTGATCTACTGCCTGTTCATGGTGGAGGTGTGGCGTGGCTCTGCCCTGCCTGCTTTAGATGAGATTGTATATTATGTGAATGGAGTGTGTCGGGTGCTGGAGTTTGTCGTGGCTGTGTGCGTAGTGGCTTACGGAGCGTGGGAGTCTCTGTGGGGCGAATGGAGCTGGTTGGGAGCATCGGTGATCATCATTCACTCTTACTGCAACGTGTGGCTACGTGCCCAGGCCGGCTGGAAGAGCTTCCTGCTTCGACAGGAAGCAGCTCGCAAAATCAACTTGTTACCACGGGCCAGTGCAGAgcagctacaggaacacaatgATGTCTGTGCCATCTGCTTCCAG GATATGACATCAGCGGTGGTAACATACTGTGGTCATATCTACCATGGCACCTGTTTAAGAAAGTGGCTCTATGTGCAAGAAACATGCCCCATGTGCCACGCCTCCATCAAACCCTCCATGGCCAATCAGATGGCAGCTGCAGGCGATGCCCAGCCACAACATGATCAGCAGCAGCCAACAGAGCCACAGCCTCATCCATCAGAGCAACCGCCTCGCCCCGAGCACTCTCATCAGGAAGAGGCGCAGGGCTCACAGGGGGATGGTGTTCACGTTACACACAGAACCTGTGATGAGTTCAAAACTAACTTGACAAACTCTCAGAGCAATTTTAGCAAGGGTGGTCCTCAAAACTTACATTTTGGTGCAAATGGAGATTCCCAAGGTGTGGGAGAGCAGAGGCCTTCACAGGAGAAACGTAAGGATGTTGTGGATGAGACCCAGGAGCTCAGGGACGCAGACTGA